A section of the Kluyveromyces lactis strain NRRL Y-1140 chromosome F complete sequence genome encodes:
- the MET18 gene encoding Met18p (similar to uniprot|P40469 Saccharomyces cerevisiae YIL128W MET18 DNA repair and TFIIH regulator required for both nucleotide excision repair (NER) and RNA polymerase II (RNAP II) transcription possible role in assembly of a multiprotein complex(es) required for NER and RNAP II transcription) yields MATDYTEDKLKADIVSFMANAKVNTSVADKLANTIADEVTRKSIELLRIVIFLREYLTSDDDSTRQNALSCLSCILEHISPAVLKKNDVSVIFDFYQSKMEDSGCMKETLQGINSLVLMDCFYVSHVEKLLKLLGNDYQPTNFLAATRYFGFRIMDNILIKFKSQMLGNLKLNDLYIETFILVATGEKDPRNLLISFRLNSDISTGLRNIDSFKEELFDILFCYFPIMFKPPSNDPYKITNNDLKLALRSAITATEKFEEDAFGNLLDKLAASSPTVKNDTILTLKACVDTFSGTSSLKHWLPIWDALKFEILNGTDPEPSILDTAMDTENQNSRPEGNISNYSDSLSIITSLSSKLIALDEHAFDKFFNHIFDEFVPNFEQDKDLKQCCDLLASISKVSLQTFNKVMKKVIPVLFMDKDLDASKQKLLILNLAPFFSAYISLFGETGKEISKFHAKNELQNHKDSILMVFSKALTGTSKNEVTLRTLAIIQFTTLVKMSGFLDSEEIAMIVQYFTETILTDENKNIYCACLEGLKFISVFNESIIYEVSLKYMLHLLPDNENMVPITLNNTDIVPIERVLKVILDFTTSRHHLVKESIVGLASKLNLIVMHPNCSDYCFLILSCLFSLLQNNIDEFDQNVVQFLKESMEETFLQNSLKNDMIYLDDHSLSLAAGVLFQLNIKSDVSTHQSELITYNKCFLDEERIFDSAQRSIVIYSRLLAALDKNTSFEAANDIFSKAIELIKNNEALPTFESLNYLEFLALLSNKWVTESYIESVLDLTDTSIKNLEIICWINKGLVMKNSVLATKLTDHLFSLLSDEKFGNKVAHLFEVLVLDLLIFQRFKKVSWNNNIRLIYKQKFFNHIAQKMVNAFKSSDNMTIKSNYLTAVSLVLKNTPSNITISYITDLLPLLLQALELENIEVRISSLETLKNTVNQMSQLVTEHVHSLVPLLLNLLVPSKYSNVNVRFLSLEILQTLTTSVPLNYLIPMKNEIISKLQIGLDDSKRRVRKQCIDTKQAYLELGQVPFE; encoded by the coding sequence ATGGCGACAGACTATACAGAAGATAAATTGAAAGCAGACATTGTCAGTTTTATGGCTAATGCAAAGGTTAATACTTCTGTGGCAGACAAATTGGCCAATACGATCGCTGATGAGGTAACTCGAAAGAGCATTGAATTGTTACGAATTGTAATATTTTTACGAGAGTACTTAACCTCTGATGACGATAGCACCAGACAAAATGCATTGAGCTGTTTATCTTGTATATTGGAACACATTTCACCAGCGGTACTAAAGAAGAATGATGTTTCAGTGATATTCGATTTCTACCAAAGTAAGATGGAAGATTCAGGCTGCATGAAAGAAACACTACAAGGGATCAACTCATTAGTACTAATGGACTGTTTTTACGTTAGTCACGTCGAAAAGCTGTTAAAACTTTTAGGAAATGACTATCAACCTACTAACTTTTTGGCTGCGACTAGATATTTCGGATTCAGGATTATGGATAATATacttatcaaattcaaatccCAGATGTTGGGCAATCTCAAATTGAATGACTTATATATCGAAACTTTTATTCTTGTTGCAACTGGTGAGAAAGATCCTAGAAATCTTCTCATATCTTTCCGTTTGAATTCTGATATTAGCACCGGTTTACGCAACATTGACAGTTTCAAGGAGGAAttatttgatatattattcTGCTACTTCCCAATCATGTTCAAACCCCCAAGTAATGATCCATACAAAATTACCaataatgatttgaaactaGCCTTGAGAAGTGCCATCACTGCCACGGAAAAGTTTGAGGAGGATGCTTTTGGGAACCTCTTAGATAAATTGGCAGCATCGTCACCAACTGTTAAAAATGATACTATACTGACCCTCAAAGCATGTGTGGATACATTCAGTGGAAcatcatctttgaaacaCTGGCTGCCAATTTGGGATGCCCTaaagtttgaaattttAAATGGCACAGACCCGGAACCTTCAATCCTCGATACTGCAATGGATACAGAAAACCAAAACTCGAGACCAGAAGGAAATATTAGTAACTACTCGGATTCGCTCTCTATTATAACTTCATTATCTTCGAAACTCATCGCACTAGATGAACATGcatttgataaattttttaatcatatatttgatgagtttgttccaaattttgaacaagataAGGATTTAAAACAGTGTTGTGACCTGCTCGCTTCAATTTCTAAAGTGAGCTTGCAAACATTTAATAAAGTCATGAAAAAAGTGATTCCAGTGCTTTTCATGGATAAAGACTTAGATGCTTCTAAACAGAAACTCTTGATTCTCAATTTGGCGCCATTTTTTAGCGCTTATATTTCACTCTTTGGCGAGACCGGTAAAGAGATTTCCAAATTCCATGCTAAGAATGAATTACAAAATCACAAAGACAGCATATTAATGGTTTTCAGCAAGGCATTAACTGGTACATCCAAAAATGAAGTTACCCTGAGGACGCTTGCTATCATACAATTCACCACACTAGTTAAAATGTCAGGTTTTTTGGATAGCGAGGAAATAGCGATGATTGTCCAATATTTCACCGAAACAATTTTGACTGACGAGAATAAGAATATATACTGCGCATGCTTGGAGGGTCTCAAGTTTATCAGTGTGTTCAATGAATCCATTATTTATGAAGTCTCTTTGAAGTACATGTTACATCTACTTCctgataatgaaaacatgGTTCCAATCACATTGAATAACACTGATATAGTCCCAATAGAGCGAGTTTTGAAGGTCATTCTCGATTTCACTACTTCAAGGCACCATTTGGTCAAAGAAAGTATTGTTGGTCTTGCTTCGAAATTAAACCTCATTGTAATGCATCCAAATTGCAGCGATTATTgttttttgattttgtcatgtcttttttcccttttgCAGAATAAcattgatgaattcgaCCAGAACGTTGTGcaattcttgaaggaatCGATGGAAGAGACATTTTTACaaaactctttgaaaaatgatatGATATACCTTGATGACCACTCCTTGAGCCTTGCGGCTGGAGTTTTATTTCAGCTTAACATAAAATCTGATGTCTCAACCCATCAAAGTGAACTTATTACCTATAATAAATGTttcttggatgaagaaagaatttttgATTCTGCTCAAAGATCTATTGTGATTTACTCCAGGCTTTTGGCAGCTTTGGATAAGAATACATCTTTTGAAGCCGCGAATGATATATTTTCAAAAGCCATTGAACTCATTAAGAATAATGAAGCTCTCCCAACTTTCGAATCTCTAAATTACTTGGAGTTCTTGGCGCTATTATCAAATAAATGGGTTACAGAATCTTACATAGAAAGCGTGCTGGACCTAACTGACACATCTATTAagaatcttgaaataatatGCTGGATTAACAAAGGTTTGGTCATGAAAAATTCAGTTCTTGCAACAAAATTGACGGATCATctattttctcttttaaGTGACGAGAAGTTTGGCAATAAGGTTGCTCACCTCTTTGAAGTTTTAGTTCTTGACCttctaatttttcaaagatttaaaAAGGTGTCATGGAATAACAATATTCGATTAATTTACAAGCAGAAGTTTTTCAATCACATTGCACAAAAAATGGTAAACGccttcaaatcttctgaTAATATGACCATTAAATCGAATTATCTTACCGCAGTTTCTTTAGTTTTAAAGAATACTCCATCAAATATCACCATATCGTATATCACGGACTTGTTacctcttcttcttcaggCTCTTGAACTAGAGAATATCGAAGTCAGAATATCATCTCTAGAGACACTAAAAAATACTGTGAATCAAATGTCTCAGTTGGTTACTGAACATGTCCATTCGTTAGTTCCGCTGTTACTTAACTTATTGGTCCCATCGAAATATAGTAACGTGAACGTAAGATTTCTGTCATTAGAAATTCTTCAGACTTTAACAACCAGTGTTCCCCTTAACTACTTGATCCCCATGAAGAATGAAATTAtatcaaaacttcaaattgGTTTAGATGACTCGAAGCGTAGAGTGCGCAAACAATGCATAGACACAAAACAGGCATATTTGGAATTAGGACAGGTACCATTTGAGTAG
- the RRT14 gene encoding Rrt14p (similar to uniprot|P40470 Saccharomyces cerevisiae YIL127C Hypothetical ORF) → MSSLAAAHATNAVNALLQSVLPGSASVNAERKKTSRDKGSKAQLIDRNLKKRVEVQEKDVYRIKKREKKMLRKKISGRKEVQEDIEQKAKLQVLRKHQVDNSLTDHEKSYLDKVVKKNVRNLKSWDYDDKEELLDLQKQILANSEDSKKVRKVKSRRQKKKQFKEKLPQSIQDHRYKALTPGLAPVGASDEEESEDEDEDY, encoded by the coding sequence ATGTCATCTCTTGCAGCTGCTCATGCTACCAACGCTGTGAACGCATTGTTGCAAAGCGTACTGCCGGGTTCTGCGTCGGTTAATgcagaaagaaagaaaacaagcCGAGACAAAGGCTCGAAAGCACAACTAATAGATAggaacttgaagaaaagagtaGAGGTACAAGAAAAGGATGTATACCGGATCAAAAAGAGggagaagaaaatgttgagaaagaagatatctggaagaaaagaagtcCAAGAGGATATAGAACAGAAGGCTAAGCTACAAGTACTAAGAAAGCATCAAGTAGATAATTCTCTTACGGATCATGAGAAATCCTATTTGGATAAAGTGGTGAAGAAAAATGTTCGCAACCTGAAAAGTTGGGATTATGACGATAAGGAAGAACTGTTAGATTTACAGAAACAAATACTTGCCAACTCAGAAGATTCAAAGAAGGTAAGGAAGGTAAAATCTAGGagacaaaagaagaaacagtTCAAGGAGAAGCTACCACAATCGATACAAGACCACAGATATAAAGCTCTCACACCTGGATTGGCTCCAGTTGGTGCGAGCGATGAGGAGGAAtcagaagacgaagatgaagattATTGA